The DNA sequence CTTCGCCCCGGCATAGGAAACGACGCCGGGCATCGGTATCAGAGACGCGATGGAGGAGATATTGATGATCGAACCGCCGCCGGCCTTCTTCATCCTGTCGCCAATGATGGCGGCGAGGCGGTACGGGCCCTTGAAGTTCAGGTTCACGACGCTGTCGAACTGGTTCTCCGCAACGTCGTGACTGGGCACCATCGGGCCCTTGCCGGCATTGTTGACGAGAATGTCGATCCGGCCGAATTCGGCATAGGCCGCCTCGATCAGCGCGTCGATATCGTCCCACTTGCCGCAATGAGCACCGACCGCCAGGGCCTTGCGACCCATGGCGCGGACTTCGGCGGCGACCTCTTCACACGCCTCGATCTTGCGGCTGGCGATGATCACGTCGGCGCCGCGTTCGGCGAAGGCCTTGACCATCTGGTAGCCGAGGCCGCGGCTGCCGCCAGTCACGAGGGCCACTTTGCCCTCCAGATTGAAAAGCGGATCTGCCATGTATTCCTCCCGATATGTATCTGTCGCCAGTCTAGCCGGACGAGGCGCATGCACCAGTCGTGACCTATGGTCAGGCCCTAGAGGAACGCCTTCAGATCCGCGACGAACTCGTCCAGCTTGTCATGGTGCAGCCAGTGGCCGGCATCCTTGTAGAGCTTCACGGTTGCGTTCTGGAAATGCGTCACGCGCCCGTCTTCGGCGGGGTTTGAGGCCCAGCTTTTTTCGCCATAGGCCAGCAGCGTCGGGCATGTGATATTCGCCCAGAGTTTTTCCAGCTCCGCCTGCGGCATGTCATAAGGCGTCATGACGCGGAAATAATTGTCGAACTTCCAGGAATAGGTGCCGTCCTCATTCTGGCTGATGCCATGAATGGTCAGGTGGCGGGCCTGCTCGCTGCTGAGATAGGAATTCTCGTCCTTCATGCGTTTGTAGGCGTCTTCCAGAGAGGCATATTTGCGCGGCACCCGGCCGGCGGCGGCGCGCTTGCCCTCGATCCAGTCGCGCATCCGCTTGTCCGGCGCTTCGGCGAAGCGCTCGGCCAGAATCTTCGGCGACGGCCCCAGCCCTTCAATGGCGACCAGCTTCTGCACCATGTCCGGATACACCCCGGCATAGCGCAGCGCGATGTTGCCACCGTAGGAATGGGCGACGATGTGGACCGGGCCGACATTCAGCTGGTGGATCAGCTGGGCGAGGTCATAGACATTGGCGCGGGGGCTGTACTCCCCGTCCGACGACCAGGCGCTGTCGCCATGGCCGCGCAGGTCCGGCGCAATGATGTGCCAGTCGTCCCGTAATTCCTGGGCGACCCAGTCCCAGTTGCGGCAATGATCGCGTCCGCCATGCAGCAGGATCAGCGTCGGGGCGTCTTCATTGCCCCAGTCGACATAATGAAGCCGCAGGCGCTGCGACATGAACGAATGAGAAGTCGGTCCTGTAATCATGGCGGGAATGTCGGGCGCCGCGGCGGACTTGTCCAGACATGCCGTCGCGCCCAGCACAGGCGGCGCCCGTGAAGGCGCTTGGTGTCGGTTTGGTTTTCAGGCGTGTGGGGCCGCGTCAGGTTTCCGGCAGAGGCAGGTTCAAGCCCCTTCTCCCTTGGGAGAAGGGGGTGGGGATGAGGGGCCAAGGCATATCCGCACGTGCAATACTTGCGGCGGTGACGCCGCCCCTCACCCCTGACCCTCTCCCATGGGAGAGGTGGCGCAAGCGGAGATGTTCCGGCACAGCCGCCCGCCCGTCGCACGCGGCAGCAAGGCGGGCGGAAGCATAGGCTGCAGGCTTCAGGAACTCTCGTTCCGTCTTCTGCCCGGGGATCCAGTCAATCGAGTGGAGATACACCCGGCCATTCGCGCCAATGCACCAATGATACTTCACGCCCCGGCCATAGGCAGCGCGGATCTGCGCGCGCAGCATCAGCACCTGGACCCAGATCAGGGGCCAGAGAAAAGCAAGCTGTGGCGGGAAACAGGCAGGTGGGTGAAAGAGTGACATGGACGGGAGTATACGTCCGGGGGCGGAGGTGTCGGATACGTTTCTTCTTCCGGCAATGATTGCAGCAGGATGGAGTGGTTGGGCTGCTGGATAAACTCTCTCCACGCATCATCCCCGACCGCGCAGCGGTCTGGGGATCCATCTCCGAACAGGACCCCGGGAACGTCATGTCATGACGCCCTTGCCGCAACGTTCCGGGATGGGCGCCCGGATGGCCGTTGGCCATCGGGCGTGACGCGTGTGGGGAGTAAGGCGAGCCCGCGCCCGTGCTTCGACTTCGCTCAGCATGAGCGCTCCTTGAAGTGCGGCAAAGAACGGGACTCATCCTGAGCGAAGTCGAAGGATGAAGCGGCAAAGAAACAAGGTCCCGGGTATTTGCTTCGCAAATTCCGGGATGACATGGCCATGTGTTGGCATGACTGGCAGAGGACTACATCCGTCTACGCCATGACTATGCATGACCAGTCATGATCATACCGGACTATGCCGGACCAGCCTCAGGCGTCGCCCCAGAGGCGGAGGAGGTTTGAGATGGTCTTGGCCAGGGTCAGCATTTCCGGCGACTGGGCATCGTGCTGCTGCGCCAGTGTGGCGCGCAGGTTTTCGAGGTCGAACAGGATCTCGCGCGCGGCGGCATCGCGTACGGCGCTTTCGATCCAGCCGACGCAGACAATGCGCTCACCGGATGTGACCGGCCGCACTTCGTGCAGCGTCGTGGAGGGATAGAGCACAAGGTCGCCGGCATCGGGCTTGACCATGTGCTCGCCGGAGGGCGTGTCCACCGCCAGCTCGCCGCCGACATAGGTGGACGGGTCGCTGAGGAAGAGTGTGAAGGACAGGTCCGTGCGCAGGCGGCGCACGCCGCTGCCCATGAAGGCATTGTCGATATGCCGGCCATAGCCGCCGCCATTGCTGGCGCGGCTGATCATCAGGGGTGAGAACCGGCGCGGCTGGGCGGCGGCGCGCAGCACGGGGTGGCGCTCCAGAGCCGCCTGCACCAGCTTTTTCACCGCTGTGCCGGTGGCGCCGGTCAGGTCTGCCTGCTCGTTGCGCTTCACGGCGCGGGCCGTGGGGCCGGCGGTGTCTGCGCCGTCACGCCAGCTGAGGCCGGAGACGAGGCTGGTGACCTTCTGCACCTGATTGGGAGTAAGGACGCTGGAAAGGGTGATCATCATGGGATTGTACGCGGCTTCCGGTGTTCGGGAGGGGACCAGCCATGACTATGGCACGACCAGGCCGGACTTCGCCTAGCCCAGATACAGCACTGCTGAAACCCAGGGGTTTTCCGTAGTTCGAGGGTTGACGCTGCGCGCCAGTAAAGTAATGCGATAATATTACATTCTTAGCAAGCGGATCCCCCCTCCCATATGAAACAGCTCCTCCTCCTCGCTGCCTCCTCGGCGGTGCTCGCCGGTTTTGCCCATGCCGATGCCCCCGAAAAAGACCTGCGCCAGCAGTCTGTCATCGTCACCGCCCCCGGCCCTGACCGGCTGGAAGGCGAACTGATCGGCAACGCCACTTCGATTGGCCGCGAAGGCATCATCGAAACGCTGGGCCCGACGCTGGGTGACACGCTGGACCGCCAGCCGGGCGTCTCCACCACCTTCTTCGGCCAGGGTGCCAGCCGGCCTGTGCTGCGCGGTCTCGGCGCCGAGCGCGTGCAGGTGCTGACCAATGGCATCGGCGTGATCGATGTCTCCGCTGCCTCACCGGACCACCAGGCGGCTGCGGATGGCATCGATGCGGAGAAGATCGAGATCCTGCGCGGCCCGGCGGCGCTGGCCTATGGGGGGCAGGCGATCGGCGGCGTGGTGAACGTGATTGACGGCCTGCTGCCCGAGACGCTGCCGAAGAAGCCCATCTCGGTCGATCTGCTTGGCGCGTATGACAGTGTCAGCGACGGCAACGAACTGTCCGGCCGCTTCCAGGGCGTGCAGGGGCCGATCGTTCTGACCCTGACGGCGTCGCAGCGTGACTTCAACGACTACGATATTCCGGGCATGTCCGAATCTGCCCGCCTGCATGCGGCTGAAGAAGCCGAAGAGGGCGAAGCGCACGAAGAGGAAGAACATGCCAGCGGGAAGGTAGAGAATTCCTTCGTCAACACGAACACCTATGCCGGCGGCCTCAGCTGGGTCGGCGACAGCGCCTTTCTGGGCATTGCCGTGCGGCGCCAGGAAGCACAGTACGGCCTGCCGGGCGCGGCGCATGAGCATGGCGACGAGGATGGCGATGAAGGCGAAGGCGAAGCGCACGGGGAAGAAAACCCGTTCATCGACCTGGAGCAAACGCGCTACGATCTGCGCGGCGGCATCAAGCTCGACAATGGCTTCCTGAAGGAAATCACAGGCACGGTATCTCAGGCCGACTATGAGCACACCGAGTTTGAAGCGCCGGGCGAGCCGGGCACCGTCTACAAGACCGATGGTACCGAGGCCCGCGTCGAGGCGAGCCATGAGCTGGGCCGCGTGAAAGGCGCCTTCGGTCTTCAGTATTCGGACAAGACGCTGGACGCGTTCGGCGACGAGGCCTTCATCACGAAGACCGATTCCGAAAACTTCGGCGGCTTCCTGTACGAGACCATGGAATGGGACAACGGCTTTGGCCTCGAAGGCGGCGCCCGGATCGAACAGGTGAAGCGCAAGAACATTTCCGGCGACACCGATTTCGACCTGTTCAGCGCGTCTCTGGGTGCGCACCATCACTGGGACAATGGCTGGTTCGTCGGCCTGCAGGCTTCGCACACTGAGCGGGCGCCGAACGAGAGCGAGCTGTATGCAAATGGCCTGCACCTCGCCACTGAACAGTATGAAGTGGGTGACATCAATCTCGACAAGGAGAAGGGCCTGAACCTGGAGGCGACAGCGCGCTGGGAAAGCGAGCAGGTGAGCTTCGGCGTCAACCTGTACCGCACCGAGTTCGACGGCTTTGTCTATCTGGCACCGGGCGCGCTGAATGGGGAGTCGGTGGTTGAAAACCTGCCTGTTTACCAGTTCCTGCAGCAGGATGCGAACTTCACCGGCGCTGAGATCTATGGCGAGGCCTACATGCCAGCCGGTCTGCTGCAAGCTGACTGGACGCTGGATGGCGGCATCGATGTCGTCTCCGGTAAGCTGAAGGATGGCGCCAACGTGCCTTACATGCCGCCGCTGACGGTGAATGTCGGCGCCAAGGCGGACTGGAAGCTCTGGTCAGCTGGTGCGCATGTGACGTGGGCGGACGATCAGTATGATACGGGCGCCGCCGAACTGCCGACCGACGGCTACACCCAGCTTGATCTGCGGGCGGACCTGAAGCTCTCCGAACTCGGCTATGGCAGCGAGGGCACGACGGTGTTCGTGGATGCGCGCAATGTGACGGATGAGGAAATCCGCTACTCGACCAGTGTGCTGAAAGACAAGCTGCCGGCGCCGGGCCGCAATATCCGCGTCGGTATCCGGGCGGTCTTCTAGCCTCCCTTACGCAAACCCCCTGGCCCTCACCTCCAGCCGCTGGTTCCCCGCAG is a window from the uncultured Hyphomonas sp. genome containing:
- a CDS encoding glucose 1-dehydrogenase codes for the protein MADPLFNLEGKVALVTGGSRGLGYQMVKAFAERGADVIIASRKIEACEEVAAEVRAMGRKALAVGAHCGKWDDIDALIEAAYAEFGRIDILVNNAGKGPMVPSHDVAENQFDSVVNLNFKGPYRLAAIIGDRMKKAGGGSIINISSIASLIPMPGVVSYAGAKAALNAMTTSFAREYGPEVRVNAIAAGPFLTDISKAWTEEARETSDNALGRPGKPEEIVTAALYLASGASSFTTGSIIRVDGGA
- a CDS encoding alpha/beta hydrolase, with product MSQRLRLHYVDWGNEDAPTLILLHGGRDHCRNWDWVAQELRDDWHIIAPDLRGHGDSAWSSDGEYSPRANVYDLAQLIHQLNVGPVHIVAHSYGGNIALRYAGVYPDMVQKLVAIEGLGPSPKILAERFAEAPDKRMRDWIEGKRAAAGRVPRKYASLEDAYKRMKDENSYLSSEQARHLTIHGISQNEDGTYSWKFDNYFRVMTPYDMPQAELEKLWANITCPTLLAYGEKSWASNPAEDGRVTHFQNATVKLYKDAGHWLHHDKLDEFVADLKAFL
- a CDS encoding Fe2+-dependent dioxygenase, yielding MMITLSSVLTPNQVQKVTSLVSGLSWRDGADTAGPTARAVKRNEQADLTGATGTAVKKLVQAALERHPVLRAAAQPRRFSPLMISRASNGGGYGRHIDNAFMGSGVRRLRTDLSFTLFLSDPSTYVGGELAVDTPSGEHMVKPDAGDLVLYPSTTLHEVRPVTSGERIVCVGWIESAVRDAAAREILFDLENLRATLAQQHDAQSPEMLTLAKTISNLLRLWGDA
- a CDS encoding TonB-dependent receptor, producing MKQLLLLAASSAVLAGFAHADAPEKDLRQQSVIVTAPGPDRLEGELIGNATSIGREGIIETLGPTLGDTLDRQPGVSTTFFGQGASRPVLRGLGAERVQVLTNGIGVIDVSAASPDHQAAADGIDAEKIEILRGPAALAYGGQAIGGVVNVIDGLLPETLPKKPISVDLLGAYDSVSDGNELSGRFQGVQGPIVLTLTASQRDFNDYDIPGMSESARLHAAEEAEEGEAHEEEEHASGKVENSFVNTNTYAGGLSWVGDSAFLGIAVRRQEAQYGLPGAAHEHGDEDGDEGEGEAHGEENPFIDLEQTRYDLRGGIKLDNGFLKEITGTVSQADYEHTEFEAPGEPGTVYKTDGTEARVEASHELGRVKGAFGLQYSDKTLDAFGDEAFITKTDSENFGGFLYETMEWDNGFGLEGGARIEQVKRKNISGDTDFDLFSASLGAHHHWDNGWFVGLQASHTERAPNESELYANGLHLATEQYEVGDINLDKEKGLNLEATARWESEQVSFGVNLYRTEFDGFVYLAPGALNGESVVENLPVYQFLQQDANFTGAEIYGEAYMPAGLLQADWTLDGGIDVVSGKLKDGANVPYMPPLTVNVGAKADWKLWSAGAHVTWADDQYDTGAAELPTDGYTQLDLRADLKLSELGYGSEGTTVFVDARNVTDEEIRYSTSVLKDKLPAPGRNIRVGIRAVF